One window of Dyadobacter sandarakinus genomic DNA carries:
- a CDS encoding response regulator has protein sequence MQSLIQVFIVDDDIDDQEIFSLIFEGADDRVSCTFANNGLHALDKLANGSVNPHLIFVDINMPKMNGIELLTRLKSQPHLPDTPVYMLSTSAEKNIIEQCISLGATGFIQKQANMDELKTAFINIIQNLASSL, from the coding sequence ATGCAATCTCTTATTCAGGTCTTCATAGTGGACGATGACATCGACGATCAGGAGATTTTCTCGCTCATTTTTGAAGGTGCTGATGACAGGGTTTCGTGTACATTCGCCAATAACGGCCTGCATGCGCTTGACAAACTGGCAAATGGAAGCGTGAACCCGCACCTGATATTTGTGGACATCAATATGCCTAAAATGAATGGCATTGAACTGCTTACCCGCCTGAAATCACAGCCTCACCTTCCCGATACGCCTGTTTACATGCTTTCCACCTCTGCGGAAAAAAACATTATAGAACAGTGCATAAGCCTGGGTGCTACGGGGTTTATACAAAAGCAAGCCAACATGGACGAGCTGAAAACGGCATTTATAAACATCATTCAAAATCTTGCCTCCTCTTTGTAA